In a genomic window of Henningerozyma blattae CBS 6284 chromosome 9, complete genome:
- the RTT105 gene encoding Rtt105p (similar to Saccharomyces cerevisiae RTT105 (YER104W); ancestral locus Anc_7.399) has product MTFPATTSTFNLKLQSPNSSLRDNTVNVDALIMNRNNSRESISEAIISERQKIHRDRSPVHRSPISDHERKQRQRQAEEDRKSKRLSQSLKIRGGLDKMEEFVIRGERLKELQELAKQAEEHTLPSEFAEKYEEANGEDIDDDDLLECLEARENKAAELEILLAELFIS; this is encoded by the coding sequence ATGACTTTTCCAGCTACTACTTCTACCTTTAATCTAAAGCTGCAATCGCCAAATTCAAGTTTACGTGATAACACCGTGAATGTTGACGcgttaataatgaatagaaataattcaaGGGAATCGATAAGTGAAGCCATTATATCGGAGAGACAAAAAATACATAGGGATCGTTCACCTGTCCATCGTTCTCCTATTTCAGATCATGAGAGAAAGCAAAGACAAAGGCAAGCAGAAGAAGATAGAAAAAGCAAGAGATTAAGTCAGAGTCTAAAAATACGTGGTGGATTAGATAAAATGGAAGAGTTCGTGATAAGGGGGGAAAGACTGAAAGAATTGCAAGAACTGGCAAAGCAAGCAGAAGAACACACACTTCCAAGCGAATTTGCTGAGAAATATGAAGAAGCTAATGGCGAAGATATAGACGATGATGATCTACTAGAATGTCTGGAGGCACGTGAAAATAAGGCAGCTGAGTTGGAAATCCTGCTTGCAGAGTTATTTATAAGCTGA